In Arvicanthis niloticus isolate mArvNil1 chromosome 4, mArvNil1.pat.X, whole genome shotgun sequence, a single window of DNA contains:
- the LOC117707405 gene encoding uncharacterized protein MSANTD5-like: protein MKHVLIFNLFISAQRDASQVQSVRNTQETNGRRRPRHEGRSSSVPSDSPWTEHEIWIFLQEWEVVEYEIGHPGRKLKKKVRSLCGRLYKRGLRKSWNSCLDLMLKMMDLHETLCNDGQRPDPLYSPYAWDLYKILGHKSLRSHVPVPSCCSWTDLEIRIFLQEWEVVEQEIHHPGKKMKKKNSAICQRLYQMGLKKCWESCLDLMWTLKNLHTTLCNERPGIVPLFSPYAEALYRILGPRWQGSHVQGACYDWSGKPLPSMYPQPPMVTPPPVYQPWDYDMSASSGQLHGNPSMMVSSQYSLDLGSEAWNATYPRTVPHILPAFVPGDTNLQVPWSTYE from the exons ATGAaacatgttttaatatttaatttattcatttctgcACAGAGAGATGCAAGCCAAGTCCAAAGCGTGAGAAACACCCAAGAAACCAATGGGAGAAGGAGGCCGAGGCATGAAGGCCGAAGTTCCTCAG TTCCTTCTGATAGTCCATGGACTGAACATGAAATCTGGATCTTCCTGCAAGAGTGGGAAGTTGTTGAATATGAAATTGGGCATCCAGGCAGGAAATTGAAGAAGAAGGTACGGTCTCTTTGTGGCCGCCTCTACAAGCGAGGCCTGAGGAAGAGCTGGAACAGCTGCCTTGACCTGATGCTGAAGATGATGGACCTGCATGAAACCCTTTGTAATGATGGTCAACGACCTGATCCCTTGTATTCTCCTTATGCATGGGACCTGTATAAGATCTTGGGCCACAAATCCCTGAGAAGCCATGTCCCAG TTCCTTCCTGTTGCTCCTGGACTGACCTTGAAATCAGGATCTTCCTGCAGGAGTGGGAAGTGGTCGAACAGGAAATCCACCACCCAggcaagaagatgaagaagaagaacagTGCTATCTGCCAGCGCCTCTATCAGATGGGCCTGAAGAAGTGCTGGGAAAGCTGTTTGGACCTGATGTGGACCCTGAAGAACCTGCATACAACTCTCTGTAATGAGAGACCAGGGATCGTGCCCCTGTTTTCTCCTTATGCAGAGGCCCTGTACAGGATCTTGGGCCCTAGATGGCAGGGCAGCCATGTCCAAG gtGCTTGTTATGATTGGTCTGGTAAACCCCTGCCTTCTATGTACCCCCAACCTCCAATGGTGACGCCCCCTCCAGTATACCAGCCTTGGGATTATGACATGTCTGCATCTTCTGGACAGCTTCATGGGAACCCATCAATGATGGTGTCCAGTCAGTATTCACTGGATCTCGGATCGGAAGCCTGGAATGCCACCTATCCAAGGACAGTACCACACATACTTCCTGCCTTTGTCCCTGGAGACACCAACCTCCAAGTGCCATGGTCAACTTATGAATGA